The Pyrus communis chromosome 5, drPyrComm1.1, whole genome shotgun sequence region ATTAAGTTTGTCTTGCATGTGTGACCTCTTTTGCCTTAGTTGGCATTTTTACCATTGGGTTTTACTCGGCTGAGGTTCTTTCAAAAGCCGTCTTTATACCTACATGTACGCTTATGTTACGTTTTGGATTGATGTTTGAATGAAGTACACTTTTAccttaagaattttttttaaagaccaATCTAAATTAAGGTGAAAGTTGATGCACCAATTCTAAATTTTACTTGTATTTGGTTCTTTACCGAAAGAGAAATTTGTAGCAATGATCcgtcaactttaacccaattgtagtaatggtcattcaactaaaaatccatgaccATTGGTCTCTTAATTTATCAAAACATGTAGCTATGGTTTTTTTCGTCCACTTCATTAGAACTCTGTCAAAATGAGTCCTGTtgaaaggaccattgctacaattggtttaaagttgagagagcattgctccaattaggttgttgagggatcatttctccaattggattaaagttgaatggtcattgctacaatttttttgGTTTACTGTATTTTCCCAGCCTCATGTGCATTGCACATGACTAATTTTGACATAAATTCTAATGCAATTGACGAAAAGGATCATAATTGTGCGTTGATGaattaagggaccaatggttataaatttttaattgagagatcattgctccaattgaattaaaattaagggaccattgctaaAATTTACTTTTACAGAAAGGAAAACTTGGAACTTCATTAACAGGTTGCGATGGATGTGGTAGAGagagatcattgctccaattgaattaaaattaaggaaaactaatgaaaagggtttgaaaactttgaatgttaacaaaaaaccatgcaataaatttatttaattgttaggACAAAGCCCAACACTAAACAAGTCTAATTAAAATGGCCCAAACAATGAGTTTCATGTTTTGTCCCTAACGGCCAGCCTTTGTTCGTTATGGATATCTCAGCTATGCTGTGTCTCCCCCATTTCATCACGACTGACGATAAACGATCTCCTCCCTAAGAAGGAGAGGAGAAAAGATGAGAGATCGTTGCCAGCAACCCAACACCAGTCATTCTCTTCTCTAGTCACCCTCCTTCAATCCCCTCTCTTCTATAACAATCATGACTCGTCCTCTGTCGTAAGAAACACTGATTCTTAACAACGCCCTCCAACGATGGACGCCGTCGTTTCGAAAAGTCTCGTCCCGCGATTGTTCAAGCCTTGGCTTGAATCTTGCAGACGATTGTAGAGACGTCCTAATTAAGCTGTCAAAAACCTCCTTCCAACAACCTCCCTTTcattttgtctttttcattttttttttttttaaattaagaaaaagttgctagtttgatttttcattttattattgatTAACTTTTGCCAAGTTGTTGAGCATGAGCCTTTGGTCCTTGGAGAATAGCAGGAATTGAGGACACACGTTCTCATTATCTTGTGCAATGTATTAACCTTTTtggagaaattttatttgatgtgACTGAAGCTTTTGCGAATTCTTCACCGAAAGGcagaaaagttaaaaactttTGTCACATAGATGGCTATATGTTATGTCAGTGATTCAATATTTTGTGTGTAGATTAGTTGGTTTgtccgataaaaaaaaaaaaaaagattagttGGTTTTTTACTATTAGTTTTGATAGTCGGTTGTATACTCATATTCAAACGTAAAGTTATAGTATTTGGCTCAAGACATATATGTTAATTTGTGGTGAGTTTAGTGTTTTCATGCAAtatttaaaacacaaaatagGTAATGAAACCCCTTTAGTTTAGTCTTTCGTTCAATTAATTTCGAATTGAATCATCACATTCTAATTGTCTTTTAAACTAATTACATAGAAAAATTATTGTGAGATGAAACCATGAATCATGTATGTACATTTGCTTTAGAACTTTACAATATTATATAGGTTGATCCAAAAGTTGATTACTTCTGGTTGGTTATTTTTCTTGTAGGAATTTTATTCTTGGATCTGATAAATTACAAAGATATGGATTTGTGAATTAAACCTATGTGTTGCATTTGTGGGTGCCTgaaattgtgtttttgtttaatggatatcacactatttatgaaactatagCAAAATTACACGCTATTTctgaaaccgaaccaaaatattctacactatttctgaaactacagcaaaataaacaacattatttctgaaacatagccaaaataactcacactatttttgaaactaaatcaaaataacctacactatttctaaaactacagcaaaataacaaacattatttctgaaacatAGCCAAAATGACTCACACTATGTTTGAAAACTAATGCAAACTTACATACTATTTCTAAAGATTGAACCAAAATAtttcacactatttatgaaagagaacaaaataatcattatttctggaactacaacaaaataacatacactatttctgaaattgatcCAAAATAACCTactatttctggaactataGCAAAATtacacactatttatgaaaactgaaccaaaataaccacactatttttgaaactatagcaaaataacccacattatttctgtaactacaacaaaataacctACACTATTGCTGGATGTGGAATTTGCTTTTCTTGGAAATAGAACGTACAATGTTGGATTCAATTACAAAGAGAGCACATTAAGTTTCACAGTGAAATTTGGAAATTCTAGAAGGGTAAAACTTTAACCTTTTCATATTAGGTAAAGAAGGTGAATGCACTAACATGAATGAGGGCCAATTTTCATTAGGTACCgtacatatttaattttaaataaaagtatttaaaataatttatagttccacgatgtacgatgaacgaacaaaATTTGAGGATctcgaaatcctcacaaagaggatctggagaggatcctcaatCCACTAACATGATAGGCTCTGACTTTTAAAAGATTATCGATTGATCTCTTTTCCCTCCCAAACACAATGTTAATGGTATTGAAATGTCCACTCCAActaatttcaaatttgattatctTTTATAAATTGTTTTGGCCTCTGTCAGTTAATTCTTATTTTTGGTCGAAAGGGgttaaaaaaagagaggaatattaacgaaaagcttctggtattgttcactttaatcaaaaatcatatttttacactaaaaaatcaatcatgatactattcactttaccctttattttgtatcattaaaactcaaaaattttaaactattttcattagtttttcttaaaaaaaaaaaatacagagaaTCAATTCTACCTGAAAGATATTTTATACACGAAGATCCTATAAATTGAAAAGGGAGTGAATTGATTTTTATTCAATCAAAGTTCTAGTTATgttaatatttataaaaaatcaattcaaccTTAGAAGTTTGCAAAGAAAGTAATCAACGGAcaaactttctttttcttagttTTCTTCTATTTTCATGCCTTCTCTTCCttctatcattttctttttctcctcttcTCCGTCTACCATAGCAGATGGAAATTTTGATAAGTTTTGATAAAATTTGAAGTATCTCAAAAGCCTAGAAGAATTTGGTTGCTTTgttaaatttacaaacttaaCTTTTTTCCCAGAAAACTAACCAAGATTCCACGCTTCAAATTCCATATATCGAAAAACAACCAGCAACATGAAAATCCTTGTATGCAACCTCTAGATTGTTGggcataaaaaacaaaattgctcTAAATCTGTGtaataattttcaaaaaaagaaaacaaattggtgACAAGTTTATGCAGATTCATGGAGAAGAAGAGAGGGTTGGAGAAGAAAAcctagaaaaagagagaaagagagggtgtAAAAACCAAGGTAGACATTAATGCTTTGTCATGGAAAAAACAAAGGGAATTTAATTTTCGATCACAGTTGGATTTGAATAAGATAACAGGTTTGGTTGGATTCCACCAGGAGCAAgtttggaaaaaaatatttattgttGGTATGGGCTTTTGATGCAGTCCATGAATTGTTATGTTTGTAGAGCTTGATACATGAATAATTGTGTCTTTATGATTAAATTTTAAGTCTTTTTAATTAAGTAATAGTTTatgatgatttttggttaaattaaagttaattcaattccttttcattaaagctctcAAATTTTAGAGATTATTGTGAAAGTTTACTCTTACGCAAACTTAGAACTTCATTCACAGGCGGCGATGGAcatggtagagagagagagagagagagagagagaggggggggggggggggaaaggGGGGGTAATTAATTAAACACATCGTGGACgtggttgagagagagagagagagagagagagggtaatTAGGGTAATTAATTAAACACATCTTATCAAGAATTTCGGCACATCGATCATGCCACAGAGACCCAACATCGTGGCTCGTCAAAGAAGCCAATGCACCCACAAACACAGGTGCATTTTAGGGCCCCGCTCTGGACGCGTGTCGTTTTCAGACTCTGCAACCCATTTGGCCCCGGCCCTTTTATTCTGGTACTCATAATTATTCCTCTTCAGTTTGTGTTTCAGTCGCTGGGGCTTTGCTCTGATCGTTGGCAACTTTGCTCAGAAAAATATGAAGGTAATTAGTACGTACTAGTTGCAGAACCATGTACATTATTATATCATGTTTTAACTTAATGcagaatttattaattataaccAATATAGTTAATTATGCAATATCACTGATTGGTCTTCTTTCCTTCTCTGTATGTAGATCTTCAACTGGGTTCATAAGCGGCTTCATCACAAAGGTTTTATTTCTTAACTTTTCTCTTTATATATGGAATTGAATTTCTtactttaatttgatttttttgttatatgtatTATCACTTAAGTTGATATATTATCGtacctatttatttattttattaacaaaaattttttgtcatttttctaTGAATTTATTTTATGTGCTAACTGAAGAATAATTTGTTTTCCTCAGATGGATTTTCTGGAAGTGTGAAAAAGACTGAACTGGAAATGGAAACCAATGACAAGGGCACACAAGCATTTCTCAAGCAAGTCGGGCTTGTTGATGTTGACGGGCTTGACGGCTGGAGGGAGGGCATTTTAACGATAGGTACCTTGGGTTTCAATCCTCTAAAATCCTTCAACAAGAacgaatattttgttttggagaGCGAAGAGGACGATCACGAAAACAATGGATTTTCACACAGTGATAATGATGACGACAATGATGAACATTATGATGATAATTTTGGAGATGAAGAACTGAATCCtttaatgtttaaaacattTGGACACAGTTTTGAGGACGTTGGGTCAAACTCTGATGCCATTGAGAAACCAGCTGATGATGATCATGCCATCTTGACCGTTGGTGGTGTTCCTCTTACACCATTTGAAGGGTCCCAGTATGAAATCAGTATTGCGTCACCTGATCTGTACTGTTCCGAGATCACCGATGAAGatcaaaggaagaagagaggTCAAAGAATAACCCTAGCTGACCTATTCCAGGCTGATCATGTTCATGATGTTGGTCAACTGAATCTTGACTCCTGCAAAGTCCAGCCAGAAATGCAGAAAAAGGTGAATGTGGGAACAAAGAGTGGCCTAGCATTTGCCAAGAAGCTCATTCCTCGCGTCAAAGAGGATTCAAGTCCAATAAAAAATCTGCAACGAGTGAGTCatttcttttgattatttatgaTTTGGTTCATATGTTtcccttctttttatttttttattttttcatacaagTGATATTTTACACTGAATTTATCTCTAGAGGGGGACTGAACTTGGGGTGGGTCATTTGTTTCCTATCAAGTGAAATTGTGATGCACATTTTTTGTCCTAGATACACATAAAGGGTACTTACTATAGTAACTACTTTTTAACTGTTAATAATGGTCTTACTTTTCCCAGTTCAATGATTTAATGAACAATTTGTAATTCCGGAACCCCCCAAAACGTAACTAATTAATTGTTTGTAATGCTAAAGCTGATGAGGAGGATGTTGAAGAGGAAGATCCATCCAGCTGAGCTTGATGTCAATGTTCACAAATCAGATGGCCTGAAGCAGCCCCGTGAAGTAGAACTCATCACCAATGTTGAAAGTGATGCCTCTGACTCAGTTTCTTTGCTTCCAATTCaaggtatatatatatgcgtacCCTCTTCAATTCAAAGACAAAAAAAGTTTCCACATATTTTTGTTCACTAAATTACATACCAttgaaaattacaataatccaaAGTCGATAATATAAAAAAGGCCTAATTATCTTTTCAGTATCATAATAGTTATAATGTCATAATACTAAGTAGTAaaggttatttttattttggtcaaaGCAACtatcattaaaaataaaatacactaGTATAAAGTGAGGCAAGTCCAAAGATAATTCACAACATTAAACTAAAAGTGCAACCCATAAGTAAAATAAACAAATCCAAAAAGTAAGCCCATAATTTTGCCTAAGCCGAAAACTTAGATCTGAGAATGAGAACTAGCCTCTTCACCAAAATAGCCGCACCACCATCGCCAAGACGCCACCAAGAAGAAGAACCAACGAACCGAAAGGATGAATGGAAATGGGGGTGGGGAAGCCACTCATGCTAAAAGCGTTCCCATAACCCTACCAAATATTGAGAATTGAACTTTGGCAGCCACCGACCCTAAAGGCACGCCCCAAACTAAAGTCTATGGAGGAATCACTCGAGGAGTCGAATAGCCGAACCAAGTGGGCAGTAGCTTGCGGCTAGGAACAacaatttggaaagaaaaagacATGAAACTTTAATAAGCGACAAGATTTATCAACAATTGAGACAGAACACAAGAAAATTGAGGCAAAATTCAAGGAAAATGAGACAAACTCAAACAAAACTACGAAAGActagagaaaaggaaaaggaaaaggaagaaaatgggGATCAGGGAAGAAAAAATGGGGTTGACACCGACCCCACCAAAAAGGAAGGACCCGCGGCTAAGGTAAGATTGGGGTTCTTTGGGAGAGAGGGAGCGGCGCTAGGGGTTCTCCAGAGAGATAGCTCTCGAAAGTGGCCACTTGACATCTGTTCTATATTCCAGCACTAATTGCTAATACTAAAGGGTATCTATAAGGAGCTAATTTGTCAAATCTTCATCCAATCATTGTGAAATCATCTAATCCATCAGCATGATCATGCATGTAAAATATGGTTTCAGAGTGTTAAGTTTAGGTAGTACtatccacacactcatttttatttctcacacgtccttttgaatttttgacTATTGAATCGAGTGAATTAAAGAAGCTCAAAggtcaaaaattaagaaaggtgTGTTAGAGGtaaaaaataaatgttttaaatataCTTTCCTTAACTTTATGGCCCGAAAGGACCTTCATCTTCTAGCACTACATATTACATATCTTTTGATGTCATAGCAAACATTTTAGATTGCAGCAAGTATAATGGTTGGATGTGTACTGAACAATTCAAAAGAATTTAACCAGTGGATCTAAATTACTTAAATATGTAGTCATATACTAATGGTACTGaagtaatatttaaaaaatacaaaaataaaattgtacaTATAGTCATCAAATTAGAGTCTGTatataagaattttttttttttacggagTCAAGTATTTTGTCATTCTAAAACTCCATGGTCGCATCATGAAGTCATTTCAAATTAGTTGTTAGACAAACTATAATAGATCTAAACTATTGATTAAGTTGAATATAATTTCAATAGTGCAATTTTGATTTACGATTTGATAATATAAGTATATGTCTAATAACGTAAATCTAACAAAAGAACATTATTTTCACAtcactttttattattatcgaTCTGTTGGTGATCCGTTGTAGTTTAATCAAGTCGAAATCATGTCTTGTATGTTTCAAATATGCGAATCTCAAATATGCGAATCTGAACACCACCTTATATGTTTGCTCAACTTTTTGCAGGTGCTACTGCTTGTGTCCATTGAAATATGGCTTGAAACTTAATTTATTTCCTGGAAATTACGTACTTTGGTTATTGCTGATCACTATATGAAGGACAATGTTAATTATTTAGCTTTTGGCGTATGTGTAACTGTTGAACTATGCTATTcctgttttaatttgtaatttttcttatttgttttgGCTTTAGTATGATGCGAGTTATATATTTGGGGCATAGCTTATAGGCTATGATTTGCGTGTCGGCAGTTTGATGCATTATCTATTTAAGTAGCAAAATGATCCAACAGTAGTACGCTCAACAAAGAATATGATACTCTGGCACGGTTTCTAGACAAGGTTTGGCTTAAATTGCTTCAAAAACACTTCATTTTTGCCACTGTTCTAAAAACTCCCCAACGGCGTTAGGCAGGTTGCCATCACCCTGATTAATCCTTaggtatttgaaaattaagaaagggcgacATGCATAGGCACCCGTCTAGGTTGCAGttctcacttagatagaaaatagataactttcattttgcattttatatttttaaataaattataagagacttgttgaatacctAGATAaatacacattatatgcttatctcccatgttttcattatgttataatactttataatctatacgCCGTTAATTCTATTTTGCAAATTATGTATTCCAATGCAATTATGTACTTTTTGAAGTATAAATAGGTACTTAGTTATACGTTATCTAATAAATtcacttaaatccgcctagaccTCACCTAGGAGCTAAGCCCTGGCTTGCCGACTAACTAGCTCTTAACGTTGCCTTTTAAAACCTTGATTTTTGCAAATAAATaagggaaacaaacagaaatatgacattttcttaatcttggaaTAGAAATAGGATTTTTTGAATATGCACATGCTATGCACAACAATCGaacaaaaataagatttttcctATACCTTGAAATGACTTAATTGCCCTCGtatataaatgggttatttccttccattttctgatttctttctctctactacctctctccttccctctctcttctctcactttctccctCACGCATTGTCTCTTTCGTTCTCACTGTGCACACACGATGCACATTCGTCCCAACCAACACTGTTCAAAATGAAGCCACCACCTAATTCATCTCATCCTCACTAGTCCAAAACACCTAGCCTTGTATGAATCTCATCCTCGATCGTAAATAACAAAACTCAAGCATACCGTGAGTTTTTCGGCCATTTTTCGGCAACAGGTAAACAAACAAGGCTCGAGACCACCACTACTGGACTCGCATCAAGGGTGGAAACAAAGCCTAGTCATTAATTGTTGGTGCACATACGGTGCCTGCTGGGAACAAagcccccctctctctctcttcctttctccaCGAACATCCTAGGCATAAGGGGTCAACACCaccaaaacaagtttttaaccaaaaatcagaAAACCCAATTGTTGTTTGCTCTCTTCCTTCCAATATTTGCATATTAGTGGGATCAAAGAAGtgagatttttcatatttggGGAAGGGGAGAATAAACCGAGAAGCTGTATGAAGTAATAGtgaaacaaaatttaatcaatttctcCCTCTTTTATATCATGAGATTCCCTACCTTGTTTGAATGGTGTTTACTAAAACTTGGCAAAAATTGGTGTTTTGTTGGATGAATTTTTCAGGATATGCTCACCGTATGTAGACGACATGCACATGGTATGCTCACAGATATGAGCCAATCCAAAAAACCTAGAGCTCACAGCTTTCTCTTCGAAATTAGAAAAATGACGTCATCACCTATAACGTGACCACCGTATACactatatgcacaccacatgcacatcatGTGCACattacatgcacatgatatgcacagAACTGGAGATTGAAACTTTAATGGCAAACTATTGGTATAGTGgatataattaaaacataattgttatgtatataaggttacagtggcagtttgaaaagtcttgttaTGTATATCAATCACGCTTAACCGTGCACATGGAAAATATGATACTCGTTGTCGTTATTTCATGGACACGCATGACCCTTAACGTCATCtaagctttttcttaatttttttttttgcgtcgAGGCCAACTAGGTTGTGCTCATACTTGCTAAATTCCATGGCATAAGATATGTGCATCATAACTGGTGAACATTGTCACTTTTCATATTAAGATGTAGCTATGCACACCACATACACATTACGggaaaaatttcacaaatttctgcaattgaACACTGAACCATAAATTGTTCCATTCCAGTTTTGAGCAcgtcaaaatttgaaatttattccaCAACCCATAGGCCCTAATATGAAACACAAAGCCTAGtttaatttctaattatatattaatttatcttACAAACAACCCATTTATTCCATGAATCATTGATGAATGAACTTGGAACTAAACACTCTACCTTACTATGTCTGCCAAAGCTTCAGTTGCTGGAAAACTTTCtggccaaaacaaaaaatatggtacaaaacccAGCTCACTCTTTTCACGTCTCTCTCGTATCCTTTGTTCGAAATCAAAGGTTTGAGGCCAACCCAAAACCCAGCTCACTCTTCTCACCTCTCTTTGGACTTCCCTTTTTTCGAAATCGGAGCTCAGAGACTGAGCTCAACCCAGAAACCCAAAGCTCACAAAGCTATCTCGACATCCCTCTCTTCCAAATGAGAAAAGTGATGCAATGGGTTGatattttttagtatttatatgggggtattttggtaattttagttttatgcATGGTGTGCATGGCTTGTGCATGGCCGGTGTGTCCTATTTCTGTCCTAAGATTAAGAAAATATCCTATTTCTGTCTATTTCTCAATGAATAATTAATAGTTCTaccactttttcttttctttttctattttaatggggttcatttcttttgttgttttgcttGTTTTTTTCAAGAGCGATTTCTTCTTACATCACGGCGTGTCATCATTTCACTATACAAAAACGTTATAATCTGAACTATTCATTATCTTTATCATCATCTCAAGAAAATTTCGTTCGATTTGGAGACCATTTAGTCATCCATATGATTCAAAGAAATTTGTAGTTAACCATTAGGATATTACAAGTTACCAAAACCCGTGCTGAAATTGGTACAAGGCGGAATATTctgcaaataaaaatttaactttgCATCGTAGACTAGCCAAATGAGCTGGTCAACTAGTTACAAGTTAGTCAGTACATCCAACTAATCAAAGTTTGCCTAGATCAGTTTCACAACACCAAATCCTAAACATGAACACATTTACTTATTAGTTCAGACAATAGTGACAAAGCAATTATAAATCAAAGTATGCTGAATTGACTAGTCAAGCTTATCAGTCAACTACGTATAGATTCGTCATTTAACCAATCACAAATTACAAATCAAACTTAGTTCACTACAAGTTATCACAGTCAATAACAATTCAATTTATAGCACATAATATGCATTGTAAACTTAGTCACAAACACATATCAATTAACAACTCAAAGGATGCATGAAACATATACTAGTGAATAAGATATGTGAACAAGTTTAACAGACAAAAGACGCAATAAGTTTTTGGCCCGAAAAACCCACCGTTGGGTTAAAAAACCCGAAACTCTCCACTTAGTCCAATCCATTAACGCAAATAAGGTTCATACAAAGATCCACACATCCTAGATCTAATCTACAGAGCAgttttacctttgtgcaaccttactTTGCACGAGTTGAGGATTCCTTCGATCTTCATGAAGTGGCAGCTCTTCCTAAGCTCATCACATTGTGGCACCGAAATGGAGTCGTCTCTAGTCTTCACAAGATGGCATCTCCTCTTGAACTCTTAACCTTGTGGCACCGAGACCAACACCAACAAATGCAAAATGATATGATGATAatgatcaaatcaaatctaGATTCAACGACTAGTCAGTTTCTCCAGTCAAACAGTTGAAAGGAGAAACtaacaagaataaaaaaaatgggtcagtttaaagatttgaaacttgaagaacttgaccacaaaattaaaacaaaaccatgaataaCAATGCAACCTTATTATGAAATGATTGAGTGTTTAATGCATGAACATGGTTTTGTGGCTAGTGTTTCTAATGAAGA contains the following coding sequences:
- the LOC137735467 gene encoding protein TILLER ANGLE CONTROL 1-like, translating into MKIFNWVHKRLHHKDGFSGSVKKTELEMETNDKGTQAFLKQVGLVDVDGLDGWREGILTIGTLGFNPLKSFNKNEYFVLESEEDDHENNGFSHSDNDDDNDEHYDDNFGDEELNPLMFKTFGHSFEDVGSNSDAIEKPADDDHAILTVGGVPLTPFEGSQYEISIASPDLYCSEITDEDQRKKRGQRITLADLFQADHVHDVGQLNLDSCKVQPEMQKKVNVGTKSGLAFAKKLIPRVKEDSSPIKNLQRLMRRMLKRKIHPAELDVNVHKSDGLKQPREVELITNVESDASDSVSLLPIQGATACVH